From the Halobellus litoreus genome, the window GAACACGTCGACGAGTTCGTCGTGCCGCTGTACGACACCGCCTACGCGACGACCTACTGGCTGGAGACCATCGCGAAGGGGTTCGAGAGCCTGCTCGATCCGCTCAGGACGCCCTTTTCGGTCGAGCTGTACGCCGTGGACGTCGACCTCGACGATCTGGTCGGGGCGACGGCCGTCGCGGAAACGTACGCGAAGGACGTGTACTTCGGCTACGACGCCTCGAACGCGGCCGCGGCGATCCGCCGGAAGGGAGCCGAGGAGCGAACCGGCGTCACGCACCGACCCGACAGCGGGACGCAGTGACGGAGGCGAGGGAGCGCCCGTCAGATCGCGCCGGCGAGGTACGCGACGACTACCATTCCGACGACGAACACGAGCGCAGCGAACACGAACAGTCCGGCGACGAGGCGGCGTTGTTCCGGGGTCGGCTCGGCCATATCCGGAGCTACGGATCGGGTTCGTAAATACTCGCTGGCGACCGATCGAGGCGACACTGAGACTCGGTGACAGTAGTCATCCGGACGGGTCGCGGAGGGCCGCGAAGGCGTCGCCCGCGAGCCCCGGGCCCTCCGGAACGTGTATCCGACCGTCTTCTACGGGGGCCGGGTCGGGCGCGAGGTCGTCCGCGAGCATCGATCCCGTCGCGAGGCCACAGGCGGTCCTGTCGGGGAGCGCCGCGGCGACGTGCACCGCACCCGCGCGTGCCACGACGGCGTCTATCGTAGTCGTGACGACGCTCTTCACGCCGCGCTGGGAGGCCCGACGTGCCACGTCGAGCGTCCGGATCGGACCGCCGAGCGCCATCGGCTTGCAGACGACCACGTCGGCCGCGTCGGCGTCGAAGATCCGCTCCGGCCCGAGCGCCGCTACCGACTCGTCGAGCGCGATTTCGACGCCGCGCCCTCGGAGGTCGGCGTGCGCTTCGACTTCGGACGCTCCGAGCGGCTGTTCCACGTAGGCGAAGTCCAGGTCGGCGGCGACGTCGATCAGTCGGATCGCCGTCCCCACGTCCCACGCGCCGTTGGCGTCCGCCCGGAGCTCGACGCCGTCGCCGGCGGCGTCGCGAACCGCCCGGAGGCGCGCCTCGTCGACGTCCGGGTCGCGCGCGCCGACTTTCACCTTGATCGCGCCGAACCCCTCGTCGACCGCCTCTCGGGTCGCTTCGGCGGTCGCGTCCACCGATCCGTCGCCGACAGTCGCGTTCACCGGGACGGTTTCGGGGGGATCGCGATCGGCGAGAAACGCCGCCAGCGACTCGTCGACCGCGCGGGCCGCCGCGTCGGCGACCGCGAGTTCGACGCCGTGGCGGGCGGCCGGGTGGGACGGACGCCCCGCGTCGTCGAGTTCCCCGAGGATCGATTCGGGACGCCGGCCGGCGGCGAGTGCGGCGACGCAGTCCTCGTGTGATTCGGTCCACCCCGGCAGCGGCGTCGCTTCCCCGAGGCCGACGACGCCCCCGCGCTCGACGCGAACGAGAAACCCGTCCCGGCGACTGATCGCCCCGGCAGCGGTCGAGAGCGGCGACCGGAGATCGAGCGAGAACGGTTCGTACTGCATCACAGCGGCAGCGTCGTGAACGACAGTCCGACGGCGAACAGGACGGCGTAGGCGGCGAGCAGTCGCCCGGTCCGTTCCAGCGTCGGATTGAGTACCTTCCCCTCCGTCTCTTCGAGTACCGTTCGCGTGATGCCGACGGCGTACGGGAGCGTGAGATACGGGAGTGCGACCGCGGCGGTGAATCCGGGCTGACGAACGAACCACAGGGGCACGGCGTACGCCAGAAGCAACATCGAGAGGAACTCCGCGCGGGCGAACCCGTAGCCGAACCGGACGGCGAGCGTCCGCTTGCCGGTGGTGGCGTCCTCTTCCTTGTCACGGACGTTGTTGACGACGAGGATGTCCGTCGACAGCGCCGCGACGGGAAGCGCCGCGACGAGGACGGCGAGCGGGAGCGTCTCCGGCGGGATGCCGACCGGGAACGGGGCCGCGAGCACCGCCGCGGCTTGGACGTAGTAGGTCCCGGCGACGGCGACGAGACCGAAGAACACGAAGACGAACAGGTCGCCGAGACCGTGGTAACCGAGCGGGTAGGGGCCGCCGGTGTAGGCGATGCCGGAGGCGACCGAGAGGAGTCCGATCACGAGGATCGGCACGCCGCCGACGTAGACCAGATAGGTGCCCAAGAGAATCGACGCGGCGAAGGTGAGATACATCGCGCGCTTGACCGTCTCGGGGTCGATCAACCCCCCGGCCGTGACGCGGGTGAACCCCTCACGTTCCTCCGTGTCCGCGCCCTTGACGTGATCGTAGTAATCGTTGGCGAAGTTGGTGCCGATCTGTATGAGGCCGGCACCGACCAGCGCCGCAAGGGCTGGCAAGACGGCAAAGACGCCGTCGTGAACGGCGATTCCGGTGCCGACGACGACCGGTGAGGCGGCCGCCGGCAGCGTCTGCGGGCGGGCCGCCATCACCCACGCTTGGCGTTTCGTGACCTCCTGCGTACTCATTATCTCTCTGTCCGAACGGCGAGGGTGTGAAGTTTGTCCTTCCACCTTTTTCCACGGAGGGGTCCTGCGGACCCCTCCGCGCAAAAACCTGTCTTGCTGAGCGAAGCGAAGCAAGGCTCGTGAGACGCAAAGCGTCTCACGGTGGAGGGAAAAAGGCCGCTCGCTCGGCCTCCGGCCTCGCTCGCGGTGGAATATACTAGAAACCGAGGTGAGACGAGTGTTCGAGGCTGTTGGTTCACGAAGGCGATGAAGTACCCAGGAGAGACCGTGCATATCGAGCACCGAGTTCGTGATTAAAAACTTATAGTATCAACTCGGAACAGGTAGCGTAGATGTTTGACCGGATCCGCGAAATGGTCGCCACTGAGGACAGCACCAAGGGCTACGAAATAAACCCCCAAGAGGTGATTACCACGTTCGAGAGGTTCCTTGAGAGAGAGGGGGTGACAGTGAACCAGAATAGACCAGATGTTATGGACGAGTTCGCTGAAATAGTTTATAGATATGACAATATTGGTTCTGAACTACAACACGCTCGGGAGAACATAGGGGACGAGAATGGGATCTCGTTGCTTGATCAGATGGACAATGATCAGTTTGACCGGTGGCAGAAAAACCACGAGCAGACCATCGAAGAGATCGAATCACTAAACGAGGATGTAATAGAACTACTGAACAAGGTTGATGTTGATGAGTCACGGCTCGACGAATCAGGTCGATTTTCTGAAGTGACTGCGTTTATCCAACGAGTGAATGATGCGTATCTGGTATTCAGCGACACCTCCGACACGTAGAATACCACAAGGGGAGAACCTGCGGGATTTCCGTAATCGTATCCCTGTATCGTTCGTCTGATACTCTGTTATCCGACCAATCTGTTTATCTCTATTTCATCAATGTATCCTAATGGTTAGATGCAGAGTCCCGCCATCAGGTTTCCAAAGATCTTGATTAGATAATCCGTCCGCCGTCTCAATAGATACTTCGTGAGTTCTCCGATGATTCCCTACACGTTCATATCTGGTCCGTTCATCCGTAGATAACTCGAACTCTTCTTGGAACACTTCAGCTCCTGAGCTTCTATCAGTAATTTCGACCGTTCCGTTTACAGTCTCATCAGATGCGTTGTTTAACAAGACATCATATCCGAGTAGCGGGCTACACAACCGGATACGCCAACAAGAGACAGGAGGCCGACTTGCGAGAGGAGATATCGTCGATTTATCCTCATCGATAAAAATGCAGACTAATTGTAAGTGTCTTCTCCTGTACTGAGCGTTTCACAGAATATGACTGGATTTGTGTCTCACTGACTTGTCCCGCGAGGGGAGCGCAAGCGAGCCTCGCGGCATTTTTCCCTCCAGGTTTTTGCGCGGTGGGTTCCCGCAGCGAGCGCAGCGAGCGAGGAAACCCACCGCGTCAAAAAGGTGGGTTAGTAGTGCCAGGGATAGCCCGAAAAGTCCGGATCCCGCTTTTCGAGGAACGCGTCCCGCCCCTCCTGGGCCTCCTCGGTCATATACGCCAGGCGCGTCGCCTCCCCGGAGAAGATCTGCTGGCCGACGAGCCCGTCGTCGGTCAGGTTGAACGCGTACTTGAGCATTCGTATCGCGGTAGGCGATTTATCGGTCATCTCGGCCGCCCATTCCAGTGCGACCTCCTCTAGTTCCTCGTGGGGAATCGCCTCGTTCGCCATCCCCATCTCGACGGCCTCCTCCGCGGAGTAGGTCTTGCCGCGGAAGAACACCTCCCGAGCCTTCTTCTGGCCGACCTGCTTCGCGAGGTACGCCGAACCGAAGCCGCCGTCGAACGACGCCACGTCGGGATCGGTCTGCAGGAACTTCGCGTGCTCTGCCGAGGCGAGCGTCAGATCACAGATGACGTGCAGCGAGTGTCCGCCGCCGACCGCCCACCCCGGGACGACGGCGACGACGGGCTTGGGCATAAACCGGATGAGGCGCTGCACCTCCAGGATGTGGAGCCGACCCGCTTTCGCCTCGCGGACGAGCGGGTCGTCGGCCTCGTCGGCCTCGTCGTCGTCGCGGTACTCGTATCCCGACTCGCCCCGGACGGACTGGTCACCGCCGGCGCAGAACGCCCACCCGCCGTCCTTCGACGATGGGCCGTTGCCGGTCAGGAGCACGCACCCGACGTCGGCGCGCTTCCGGGCGTCGTCGAGGGCGGCGTAGAGTTCGTCGACGGTGCCGGGTCGGAACGCGTTTCGCTTCTCGGGCCGATCGAAGGCGATCCGAACCGCGCTCTCGTCGACCGCCCGGTGGTACGTGATGTCGTCGAAGGCGTCGGCACCCGCTATCTGCTCCCAGCGCGCGTCGTCGAAGAGTTCCGAGACCATACCGAGAGAGCGCCCGGAGTCCGCAAAAAGATTCGTTTCGGGTCCGCGGCCGGGGGCGGTCGCTCACGTCGTCTCGTCGAGCACCCGCTCGACCGCCCGCTGGCGCAGGTCTTCGCGAACCTCGTGGCTCGACTCCGCGTCGGTCACGACCTCGACGACGTGGGAGCCGTCGCGACGCGTCGCCTCGGCGTACGCCTCGCGGAACCCCTCTCGATCCTCGCCCTCCACGCGCGCGAACGAGAGGTCGTAGAGGTCCTCCGTCGGCCCGAAGTCGAGGCCGTGCGGCGTCACGAACTGCGGGGTGAACGGCGGGTCGTACGCCTCGATCGGGAGCATATGGAAGATGCCGCCGCCGTCGTTGTTGACGAGGACGACCGTCGCCTCGACGTCGCAGCGGCCGAGCGCGAGCAGCCCGTTCATATCGTGGTAATAGGCCAGATCGCCCGTAACGAGCGTTAGATCGTCTGTGGTCGCCGAACCGGCCCCGAGGGCGGTCGAGACGATGCCGTCGATGCCGGAGGCGCCGCGATTGCCGAGCGGGGTCAGCGACCCCGTCGTCGGTGCGCCGAACCGGTCCAGGTCGCGGACGGGCATCGAGTTCGAGACGAAGACGGTGGCGGGGTCCGGCGCGAGGTCGACGACGTCGGCGAGGATTCGGCCCTCGCAGAACGCGTCCTCCGCATCGAGGACCGCCGCGTGTGCCGCTTCGGCGCCGGTCCAGCGCTCGCGCCATGCGTCGCTGCCGGGGCCGGCGAGCAGCCGGGAAAGGCGACCCAGCAGGCGCGACGGATCCGCGACGATCAGATCCGTCGCGGTGAATTCCGCCTCGCGCCACCCGGCGGCCGGGTCGACGACGTACTGGCGAGCGTCGACGGCCGCGAGGTACTTGCGGAGCGGTTTCGACGTCGGCGACGCGCCGACGCGAACCACGACGTCCGGGTCCGGCCACGCCTCGCGGACGCGCTCGCCGAGGAAGCCGTCGTATCCGCCGATCACCGGGGTCGTGCGAACCAGCCCGCCGTACCTGACACCCGAGAGCGGGTCTGCCAGGACGGGAAAGCCACTCGCGTGAGCGAACGCCGCGACGGCCTCGGAATCGAGTCCGGGCGCGTCCGCGGGTCCGGCGACGAGCAGCCCGCGCGGTTCCGAGAGCTCCGACGCGAGTTCCCGCAGCGCGTCGTCGTCGAGTTCGGGGACCCCCGCGGCCGCGTCGACGAACGGTCCGTCCCGGCCCTCGATGGCGGGAGCCGGGAGGTCCGCGGGCACGTCGCCCTCCACGGGCGTGGGCTCCAGCGGTTTCCGGAACGGGAAATTCAAGTGCACCGGCCCGGCCGGGGTGCCGGTCGCCTTGGCCACCGCGCGGGCCGCCGTCGTCCGGAGCGAGCGGAGCTTCCGCGGCGTCGCCTCCGGTTCGGCGACGTCTCGATACCATCGGACCGCGTCGCCGTAGAGCTTCTCCTGGTCGATCGTCTGGTTCGCGCCCGAGTCCCGGATCTCGGGCGGGCGATCCGCAGTCAGGAGCAGCAGCGGCACGCGGGACTGCGAGGCCTCGATGACTGCCGGGTGGTAGTTCGCGGCGGCCGTCCCCGACGTGCACACCAGCGGCGTCACCTCTCCCGTCCGTCGGGCGCGGCCGAGCGCGAAGTACGCCGAGGAGCGCTCGTCGAGGTGCGAAAAGACGTGGACGTCCTCGTGTCGGTCGAAGGCGACGGTCAGCGGTGTCGAGCGACTCCCCGGAGAGAGACAGACGGCGTCGACGCCGGCGGCGACGAGTTCGTCGACGAGCACGCGGGCCCAGAGCGCGTTGCGGTTGGGGTCGCGGTTTCGGTCGGGCCCGTCGCCAGAATTCCGTCCGGTCATCGTCGGCCTGCCCGTGCGGGGTCGGTAGATATCCTGCCTCGTCCGCGGTCGGTCATCGTTCCTCCCGCTCCAGTTCGTCCAGTATCGGCCGGTACTTCAACTGCACTTCGTCCCACTCTCGGTCCGGGTCGGAGTCGGCGACGATGCCGACGCCCGCGAACAGCGTCGCGGTGTCGCCGCGGACCACCGCCGAGCGGAGCGCGACGGCGAACGTCCCGTATCCCGCGGCGTCGATCCAGCCGACCGGCGCGGCGTACCAGCCGCGGTCGAACGGCTCCGTGTCCCGGATCGTCTCCAGGGCTCGTTCCGGCGGAAGCCCCCCGACCGCGGGCGTCGGGTGCAGCGCCTCGACCAGCGAGAGGACGTGCTCGTCGCGGTCCAGCGTCGCCGTGATCGGCGTCCAGAGGTGCTGGACGGTCGCGAGGCGTTTGATCCGGCGGGACCCGGCGCTGACGGTGCCCGCGAACGGCGAGAGCTGTTCCTCGATCGTCTCGGCGACGAGGTCGTGCTCGTGGGCGTTCTTCTCGTCCCGCGCGAGTTCCTGTGCGAGCCACTCGTCTTCGGCCGGCGTCTCGCCGCGGCCCGTCGTCCCCGCGAGCGCGTCGGTCTCGACGGTCCGGCCGCGAAGCGAGACGAGTCGCTCGGGAGTCGCTCCGAAGAACGAGGGTTGCGGACGCGACTCCGAGGGCTCGGGTTCGACCAGGAACCGGTAGCACTCCGGATAGGCCCGGCCGAGGCGGCTGAGAACGTCCGGGAGCGAGAGCCGCCCCGCCAGGTCGACGTCGAGCGCCTGCGCGAGGACGACCTTCCGGAGGTCGCCCGATCGGATGCGCGAGACGACGGCCTCGACGCCCGAACGCCACTCGGACCGCGGGGTGGTACGTCGCCGGTCGGTGACACCGGGCGGATCGACCGACGGGTCCGGGTCGGCGAGGGTGGCGATCCGGTCCCGCTCTCGGTCGAGTCGGGATTCGACGGTCTCGGGGTCGACGTCTCTCCCCACCGCGTTCACCGTCAGCCACGCGTCGTCGTCGGTCCAGGTGACCTGTACGCGCGGGAAGACGAACCTCGCGCCGGGGAAATCCTCCCACGGGGACCCCGACGCGCTGTCGCCGTGGAAGGCGAACCCGCCGAACAGCCTGGGTCGGGCGGCCTCCGTCCCGGCGTGGACGTCGCCGGAGGCGAAGAGCGATTCCGACGCCTCGCGGATCGAGGCGAAGCGATCCGATCCGTCCGCGGTGAGCGTCGCCGCCGCACCGCTGCCGACGACGGTCGCCTCTCCCGGAGCGCTCCAGACGGTTCGGGGGGCGTCGGCATCACGCAGAACGGCGCGGAACGACGGCGTCGCGATGGGGACCGAGCGGCTGACGAGTGTAGTCTCCGCCGCGTCGGTCCGCAACGATTCCATTACCTGAGTTGAGGACGCCACGCTCTTTTATTTGACTATACCGGGGCCGTCGCCGAGACGGGTCGGCGCGGATCAACCGTACCGTTCCTCGTTCCAGGGGTTCGCCGAGGCGGAGTAGCCGCGCTGCTCCCAGTATCCCCGCTCGGACTCGGTGAGGAACTCGACGCCGTCGACCCACTTTGCTCCTTTGTAGGCGTACTTGTGCGGCGTGAGGACTCGAAGCGGACCGCCGTGGGGTTCGGGCAGCGGCTCGCCGTCCAGCCGGTAGGCGAAAAGCACCGACTCGCGCATACAGTCCGAGAGCGGAAGGTCCGTGGTGTAGCCGTCGAGAGCGTGAAAGAGCACGTGCGTCGCGTCGTCTCGAACCCCGGCCGCCGCCGCCAGCGTCGGAAACGGGACCCCGGTGAATTCGCGGTCGAACGTACTCCATCCCGTGACGCAGTGGAAGTCCTGTCGCTGGGTCGTCGCGGGGAGGTCCCGGAACTCCTCGAAGTCGAACGTGCGCTCCGTCTCGACGGCACCCCAGACGTCGAACGACCACGTTTCGCGCTTCCAGGAGGGCGTCCCGCTCTTCGAGAGCACGGGGAAGTCCTCAGTCTCGCGCTGTCCCGGTGGGAGGCGAGAGTCACCGAACTCCTCGTAGATGTCCGTCACGTCCTCGTCCATACCTGTTCTCCTGGCGCGAGGCACCTTACGCTGCCGTTCTTGATCGCTAGCTGGACGGTGCTGGCAGCGTAGCCGCGACCGACACTGATTCTGTCTCCAGGGAATGCGGTAAATGAGAATAATTATGCGCTGATTAAAAAATCTGTATTCCTATTTTGGTAACTATACTTTTCTTATCCCGGAAACTTCGCCGCAGGCTTTAAATAACCCGGCTCCAAACCCCCTCACGTTCAGATGCCCAAGGTGAACATCAACGTCCCCGAACACCTCGAGATGCAGATCGCACAACTCGTCGACCAGGGCGAGTTCGTCAACCGGGAGGAAGCCATCGAGGAACTGCTCTCCACAGGTCTGCGAGCGTTCAAAACGAGCGGCCCGATGGACGAAGACGATCGCTTCGAAGACGACGGAATGATGGGCCACGAGGACGAGTACGTCTTCTGACCGTGTCAGTTCCCACCAATAATCCTTAAATCGATCTCTTACGTATCCACGTCTATGCACAAAGACGAGCTCTTGGAACTGCACGAGCAGATGGTGACCATCAAGGACAACTTCGCCGCGCGCGAAAACGTCGACGGCAGCATCTTCGACAAGTACGAGAACCTCGACGTCGACCCCTCACACGTGCACAAGTCCAAGAGCGAGCACAAACACGCCGTCTTCGTGCTCGGAAACGCGCTCGCGACCGCGATGAGCGAGGACGAGTTCTCGAACGCCGGGCGCGTGGGCAAACGGATGGAGGAACTCGCCAAAGACGCCGAGGGGAAACTCTGATTTTCGGTCCGGACGCCAGGCAGCGACTCTCGCGACGTGCATACACACCCCGGTGGTAGTCCGATGACCGTCTCCGGGTTCCCGGTCGAAACGACGTAGTTTCTTAACCGCCCGGTCTCTCCCCACAGACGATGGAGTCCCTCCCGGCGGAGTTGCTGCTACGCGTCGGCGTCGTGGCCGCACTGCTTTTCTCTCTCGGGGTCGTTTTCGTCGTCGATCGGCCGTCTACGTTCGGCGCGCGACTCCGGCGACGGTTCGTCCTCGGCGTCCCGTGGGGCACGCTCGTCTCCGCCGGGTTCGTGCTCGCGGTCTATCTCTTCCTCCAGGGCGGGTACGAGTACTGGTACTCCCCCGTCACGATCCCGTTCCGTGCCTGGTCGTACTTATATCCGCTCGGAATCGCCAGCGCCGCGTTCTCACACAGCGGCGCGGGACATCTCATTGGCAACCTCGTCGGGACGCTGACGCTCGCGCCGCTGGCGGAATACGCCTGGGGACACTTCCCGCGCGAGCGCGGGTCACAGTCGTTCGGTTCACTGCGGACGAACCCCTACGTCCGGGCGTTCGCTGTCTTTCCGGCCGCCGTACTCGTCGTGGGGCTACTCACCTCGATATTCGCGATCGGTCCAATCATCGGCTTTTCCGGCGTCGTCTTCGCGTTCGCCGGCGTCGCCCTCGTCAACTACCCGCTGGGGACCGTCGTCGCACTCGCCAGCGGTGGGGCGCTTCGATTGGTGTACAACACCCTCCGGACGCCGGTGCTCACCGCGAGCGGCCGTCCGGGGTACATCACGCCGTGGTGGGCCGACATCGCCATCCAGGGCCACGCGCTCGGGCTACTTATCGGCGTCCTCCTCGGCCTCGTGGTCGTCCGGGCCCGGTCGCGGGACGCCCGACCGAGCGCGCGGCGCCTCTGGCTGGGGACGATCCTCGTCGCCGTCGAACAGTCGCTGTGGGCCGTCTACTGGTTCCGCGGCGGCGAAACGTACGTGCTGTATCGGGCCGTAGGCGTGATGCTCGTCGCGGCGCTCGCGCTCGTCGTCGCCTTCGCCGTCGTCGCTCGCGACGACCCGCTCTTCACCCGGGCACTCGGCGGCGACAGCGAGGTGCAACGCGCCTCTGCGAGCCGGACGAAGACCGGCGACAGCGGCGCCGTCCGCAACTGGCAGGTGGCCGCCGTGGTCCTCCTGCTTTCGACGGCGGCCGTCGCGGGTCCCGCGGTCCCCGCGAACCTCTTTACCGCCAGTTCCGGGGAGCTCCCGGGCGAAGAACGGACCGTGCGCGACTACGAGGTGACGTACGCCGAGGACGTCGAGAACGGCCTCGTCGCGGTCGTCGACGTCGAGGCCTTCGGCGAGACGACCGCGGTCAACACCTCGGGCGTCATCGTCCGTAGCGAACGGCGCGGCATCTGGACGACGGCGGTCACGAAAGGTCGGCTCGCCTTCGACGGCCAGGTCGCCGTCCGCCTCGGCGGCGTCGGGTGGCGCGAGACGGTCTACGCCGAGCGGGACGGCTGGAACGTGCTCGGGAACGGGACGGCCTACCGCGTCGCGCTCGGCGACAACGAGTCGGGTCGGGTCGTGTACACGTCCGATCCCGTGACCGCGGCGCCGACGCTCGCAAACCGGAACGTCTCCGTCGTCCCGACACGGAACGGGTACTTCCTCCGCGTCGATCGCGGCAACCAGTCCCTCAGCGCTCAGATGCCGGCGAAGAACGAGTCGGTCACGGTCAACGGGCTGACGTTCACGCGCAACGAGTCCCGCGTGTTCGTCACCTACGACGGGACTCGGCTACAGTTACTCGCGAAAGAGAGCTACGAGTGAGCCCCGCCGAACGGGTCCGCGCTACGCCCCGGGGCTGTCGTCCGCCAGGCCGTCGGCTTCGCCCGCACTGCCGGCCCACTCGATCCGGTAGACCTCGGCCTCGATCTCCTCTGTGTCGGCCTCGTGGAAGTCGAACTGTCGCTCCAGGGAGAGCGCCGCTTGGAAGGCGTGCGTGACCTCGCCACCGTGATCGGCCGCGAAAGACTCGACGAACTCCCGGGATCCCGCGTTGTGAACCGAATAGGAGACCTCCGATATCGACGCGGCGGTTTCGAGGAAGGCCCGGTCGGCGTGTTCGTTCCCGTGCTGGGCGCCGAACGGCGGATTCATCAGGACGGTCGTCGGTCCGTCGGGGCAGATCGGCGCGCGCGTCGCGTCGGCGTGGATCCAGTCGATCGGCGTTCGCGTCCCGACTCGTCGACGGTTTTCCGCGGCCGTGGAAAGCGCCGCGCGGTCGACGTCGAGGCCGACGACCCGCGCCGGGCCTCTGAGCGCGGCCCCGAGCGCCAACATCCCGGTACCGGTCCCCAGATCGACGACCAACCGGTCCGCGACGTCCCCGTTCAGATCCGCGACGTGGACGACGTGGGCGGCCAACTCCGGCGGCGTGGGATACTGTTCGAGATCCGCCTGCGGGTCCTCGAACCCCGCGACGACCGCCAGTTGCGTCTCCAGCGCCGACTTCGTTCCCATCAGGATCGCCCCCCGAGCCCCGTGTCAGCGACCCCGCCAGCCGAGGCGACTGCCCGGGCGAAACGGAGCGGCGTGAAGATCGGTTTCATCGCGGTAGGATTTTCCCCGAGAGCATAAAAACCCGGCCCCACGCGAGGCGCTGAGTCCGTTGGGCCAGTCTCGCACTTCGACGGTCCTTAGCCACCGGAAACGACGTGCAGGCCCGTGATACCGACGACGATCAGGCCGATGAAGGCCACGCGCAGGAGCGACGCCGGTTCGTCGAAGAGGACGACGCCCAAAGAGGCCGTTCCGACGGCTCCGATGCCGGTCCAGACGGCGTACGCCGTGCCGATCGGGAGGTCCTCGACGGCCCTGGCCAGAAGCACCATACTGGCGACGATGGCGATCCCGGTTGCGAGCGTCGGCACCGGCTTCGAGAAGCCCTCCGAGTACTCGAGACCGATCGCCCAGCCGATCTCGAACAGGCCCGCGAGCAGCAGGAGATACCACGACATACCGCTCTCTCCGCTCTCGTTCGGGCTATAGGTTTTGTTGTTCCGACGACCGCGGCTTGCGACGGTCGACCGCTGCCGTCAGGGGCTCCGACGGTTTGGCGGCGGCATTAGTACGAACGCCGGCGTCAGTACGAGCGCCGCAGGACCGTCGATCCGGCGGTGTCGCGCACGAGAACGACGTCGCCGCCGTTGTTCCAGACGGCTCCGCCCGCGC encodes:
- a CDS encoding rhomboid family intramembrane serine protease, translated to MESLPAELLLRVGVVAALLFSLGVVFVVDRPSTFGARLRRRFVLGVPWGTLVSAGFVLAVYLFLQGGYEYWYSPVTIPFRAWSYLYPLGIASAAFSHSGAGHLIGNLVGTLTLAPLAEYAWGHFPRERGSQSFGSLRTNPYVRAFAVFPAAVLVVGLLTSIFAIGPIIGFSGVVFAFAGVALVNYPLGTVVALASGGALRLVYNTLRTPVLTASGRPGYITPWWADIAIQGHALGLLIGVLLGLVVVRARSRDARPSARRLWLGTILVAVEQSLWAVYWFRGGETYVLYRAVGVMLVAALALVVAFAVVARDDPLFTRALGGDSEVQRASASRTKTGDSGAVRNWQVAAVVLLLSTAAVAGPAVPANLFTASSGELPGEERTVRDYEVTYAEDVENGLVAVVDVEAFGETTAVNTSGVIVRSERRGIWTTAVTKGRLAFDGQVAVRLGGVGWRETVYAERDGWNVLGNGTAYRVALGDNESGRVVYTSDPVTAAPTLANRNVSVVPTRNGYFLRVDRGNQSLSAQMPAKNESVTVNGLTFTRNESRVFVTYDGTRLQLLAKESYE
- a CDS encoding METTL5 family protein, which encodes MGTKSALETQLAVVAGFEDPQADLEQYPTPPELAAHVVHVADLNGDVADRLVVDLGTGTGMLALGAALRGPARVVGLDVDRAALSTAAENRRRVGTRTPIDWIHADATRAPICPDGPTTVLMNPPFGAQHGNEHADRAFLETAASISEVSYSVHNAGSREFVESFAADHGGEVTHAFQAALSLERQFDFHEADTEEIEAEVYRIEWAGSAGEADGLADDSPGA
- a CDS encoding DMT family transporter, whose product is MSWYLLLLAGLFEIGWAIGLEYSEGFSKPVPTLATGIAIVASMVLLARAVEDLPIGTAYAVWTGIGAVGTASLGVVLFDEPASLLRVAFIGLIVVGITGLHVVSGG